A stretch of the Gracilinanus agilis isolate LMUSP501 chromosome 4, AgileGrace, whole genome shotgun sequence genome encodes the following:
- the MOGAT3 gene encoding 2-acylglycerol O-acyltransferase 3 has translation MKTPKKQRIEIVSVYQFVLTFLFMGLFFSLLFLFLFFTSFWFLSVLYLVWLFLDWDTPDRGGRRFEWVRNWKVWEHFRDYYPIKLVKTAELSPDKNYVLGSHPHGIMCAGSFCNFATESNGFSRQFPGIRPFLAGLAGLFRIPVYRDYLMSCGLCPVSRQSLDFVLSGPQRGQAVVILVGGANESLHGVPGEHCLTLLKRQGFVRLALRHGASLVPVYSFGENEIFTQASFGIGSWQRTLQAAFKKFTGFAPCIFWGRGLLFRWGLLPFPVPITTVVGCPIAVPYRPNPSQEEVNRYHKLYMEALEQMFEEHKESCGVSPSTHLTFI, from the exons ATGAAGACCCCAAAGAAGCAGAGAATAGAAATTGTCAGCGTTTATCAATTTGTACTTACCTTTCTCTTCATGG gcctcttcttctctcttctcttcctcttcctcttcttcacttCGTTCTGGTTCCTCTCCGTTCTCTACCTGGTGTGGCTTTTTCTAGACTGGGACACTCCAGACCGAG GCGGTCGGCGCTTTGAGTGGGTGAGGAACTGGAAGGTTTGGGAACATTTTAGAGATTACTATCCCATTAAG CTGGTGAAGACAGCAGAACTGTCCCCAGACAAAAACTATGTGCTAGGCTCACACCCTCATGGGATCATGTGCGCTGGAAGTTTTTGTAATTTTGCCACCGAGAGCAATGGCTTTTCCCGTCAATTCCCGGGGATTCGGCCCTTCTTGGCAGGGCTGGCTGGCCTCTTTCGAATACCGGTGTACCGGGACTACCTCATGAGCTGTG GACTATGCCCCGTGAGCCGGCAGAGCCTGGACTTCGTGCTGTCGGGGCCCCAGCGTGGTCAGGCTGTGGTCATCTTGGTCGGGGGCGCTAATGAGTCATTGCACGGGGTCCCAGGAGAACATTGCCTCACGCTTCTTAAGCGCCAGGGGTTCGTGCGCCTGGCCCTGAGGCATGG GGCCTCCCTGGTTCCTGTGTATTCCTTTGGAGAGAATGAGATCTTCACACAAGCATCATTTGGGATAGGGTCCTGGCAAAGGACTTTGCAGGCAGCCTTCAAAAAATTCACTGGCTTTGCTCCTTGCATATTCTGGGGGCGGGGTCTCCTCTTCCGCTGGGGGCTACTACCTTTCCCTGTGCCCATTACAACTGTTG TGGGCTGCCCCATCGCAGTACCCTATCGTCCGAATCCCAGTCAAGAGGAGGTTAACCGGTACCACAAACTCTACATGGAGGCCTTAGAACAGATGTTTGAGGAGCACAAAGAAAGCTGTGGTGTCTCCCCTTCCACCCATCTTACGTTTATCTAG